The DNA segment TCTATAGTCAGGTGAGATATATATAGAACATATAGTTATTAAGGAGTTAAGCAGTATTGCTCGAATAGCGACCGCCTCAAGAGGAGTATTGAGCGCCAAATGTTGGCTGGCTATCGAGCTTTCTGCTAATATAGCAACTCCACCGGCGGCAGAAAGGCCGTTATCGCGATCCTTTCGGTATATAACGTATTGTTCTAAAAAGTTATTGTTCGTCGATTTTAAATGGGTTTCCTGGAGGCAAAAGACCTTGGGTTTATATTCGGACAGCAATTCCTTAATGTCGTCAAGGTTGCGTAAGAGTCCGCGAGCATTCCAATGGAGTACCTGAACTGCCATTATGCTATCATAGAGTAATGCTTCTGCATCGCAGAAGACCCGACCCAAGGTCAAGTAATCGTTTCCGTGTTCTGCTCACCTCTTGAGCTTGCCTCTCGGCAAGCGCTCAAGAGAGTTCTGGCGGCCTTTCGGCGGTAGTGCCGAAGGGCCTTGTGTTGTATCCATTGTCTCGTCCGAGACGCTGGATGAACGCGCGCTGCGCGTCTGGGCATTAGGTTTAGGCCTCTCCTCGGAAGGGGAGGTCTTTTGGACCGTTGAGCCACTGGCCTGCTGGTCCTTCTTAGGTGGCGGGGTGGAACTAGCCACACCCGCCGTGGGGGCAGGTGGCCTCATCGTCGCCCCAATGTCTGGGGTCCGGACGGCCACCGGAAGCTGCTGCCGCACTGCCCCCTTGAGTGCAGCATCAGCGTAAGTCCTGTGACTAACGATTGAAAAACGTCGCCGTGCTtctttgaaagaaatgttttccctgACTTTGAGTGATATGATGTCTTTCTCGCGTTTCCATGCAGGGCAGGCCCGGGAGTAGGAAGAGTGCCCTCCATCACAGTTGATGCAGTGGGGTGTGTTGCTGCATTCATCTGCAGGGTGATCATGAGAGCTGCATTTAGCACACGTGAGCCGCCCACGGCAGCTTTGAGATCCGTGGCCATACCTCTGGCACTTAAAGCAGCGCCGGGGATTGGGTATGTAAGGTCTGACATGCATTCGaatgtagcctgtttctatgtgctCTGGTAATGTACTGCTGCCAAAAGTCAGGATCAAGTGCTTGGTGGGTATTTCTTTATCGTCACGTCGGATTTTGATTCTTTGGACATTGATTACATTTtggtcactccagccctcgagcaGTTCAGTTTCACTGAGTTCAATCAGGTCATCGTCGGACACTACGCCGCGGACAGTGTTCATGGATTTGTGCTTGGTGATTGTGACAGGAACGTCGCCAAATGTCTGAATGGTATTCAGTTTGTCATGCTGGGTTTTGCTACACACTTCAAGAAGCAGGTCTCCGCTTGCCATTTTTGTTACTTTAAAACCAGGTCCAAGCTTATCTGTGAGGGATCTTGacacaagaaagggtgagagaTTTCTGGCTGTTCTTTCTGGCTGCTCACAATGCACGACATGGAATCGGGGAAAGGCATCATTTATTTGAGGTGGAAGCTTCAAGGTTACTTCGGTGCGCACTCTTTTGTGAGCGCGATCATGTAATGGGGGAAAAGAGTTTGCCATCAAATAGTCTTCCTGTTCGGCAGCGGTGCTAGCCGCCCACcagcgagcccaacaaggggacgttgcAGGTTTCAAAGACCTGCAGACGTCAGCTATACACTGCAGCTATAACCCAATATATATGCCCAAGACTGGACatagtacacaaggttaacccttgccgcctagaaaaacggaagtgaattgaaaagaggagaggacaggaaagatttaaagtgagagagaaagacgaagctgagaggagagagagacaggaaaaggcgactgccgatttcccctgggtgggtcagcccaggggtgccgtctacgtgaagccggggccaaaggggtgtgttgcctctgccggggggccttaatcacccggcgtcggctcaacccccaggattcccttttccccggacacggcaaagccacgcacggctaggcgtgggagggggtcgaaacccccccgttagctcgggtccgtggtgtcgctacacaccaaacgcctgcttgcgcagacgcccctgcgggggctcGTTGCAATCTACATGtaaactctgcacaggggatgttCTATAGGCACCACTGGACAGTCGTAGGCCGAGATTCTGTACAGGGTCAAGACGCTGAATGTACGACTCCCGTGCTGAGCCGTAGACAACACAACCAT comes from the Rhipicephalus sanguineus isolate Rsan-2018 chromosome 6, BIME_Rsan_1.4, whole genome shotgun sequence genome and includes:
- the LOC119397153 gene encoding uncharacterized protein LOC119397153, encoding MASGDLLLEVCSKTQHDKLNTIQTFGDVPVTITKHKSMNTVRGVVSDDDLIELSETELLEGWSDQNVINVQRIKIRRDDKEIPTKHLILTFGSSTLPEHIETGYIRMHVRPYIPNPRRCFKCQRYGHGSQSCRGRLTCAKCSSHDHPADECSNTPHCINCDGGHSSYSRACPAWKREKDIISLKVRENISFKEARRRFSIVSHRTYADAALKGAVRQQLPVAVRTPDIGATMRPPAPTAGVASSTPPPKKDQQASGSTVQKTSPSEERPKPNAQTRSARSSSVSDETMDTTQGPSALPPKGRQNSLERLPRGKLKR